The genomic segment ATAACTGCCTGTCACGCAGTAGGTCGCGGGTTCAAATCCCGTCCGGACCGCCACCCGGCTAGGTAGCTCAGCTGGTAGAGCAAACGACTGAAAATCGTTGGGTCGCCGGTTCAAGTCCGGCCCTGGCCACCAAGACAAAGACTCCGCCCCGCGCGGAGTTTTTGCTTTCCACGCCTAGAGGCTGCCAAGAACCCTAAGCAAAAAGTGGCGTGAGGTTGTGGCAGAGCAGAATGCAGGCGGCGAGGAAGTGGAACCCAACCAATGTGGAGGGAAGGCGTTCCAGATCTCGGCTCAGCCTCCGGAAGCGTGCCAGCCACGCAAACGAACGTTCAACCACCCAGCGTTTCGGAAGCAGGATGAACCCCTTGGTCGCTTCTGGACGCTTCACGACGACCAGCTCGACGCCCGCATCCGTCGCGTCTAACGCGGTCTGGACTTTCGTATACCCTTGATCCACGAAGGCGACTTCCACCTGTGCTCCGGTGGCTTCCTGCACCTCTAGGCACAGGTCTTTGACCTGTGCCCTGTCCTGTTCGTTGGCTGGGGAAGTGAGGATAGCCAGCACGTGTCCCAGGGTGTCCACGGCGAGGTGAACCTTGGTGCCCTTGCGCTTCTTGGCCCCGTCATAGCCCGCACGGTGACCGCTTTCAGGTGTGCTTTGGAGGGTTCGGCTGTCCATGACCACCGCGGACGGCTCGGGATCTCGACCTTGCTCCACCCGGGCCAGGATTCGCAGGTCGTGGGCGGCATTCTCGAAGCAGCCTGCCACGAACCAACGGTGCGCCTGTTGGCGCACCGTCTCCGCAGGAGGAAAGTCGTTTGGAAGATAGCTCCACTGCGCCCCCGTGCGGGCCATCCACAGCAAGGCGTTCAGGACATCCCGGATGGGGTACTTCCGTTGACCTGCATCCGCACGGCTGAGCAGCAGGTACGGGAGCAGGAACAAGTAGGTGTCGTCGTCAACGTCGCTGGGGTAGCCTCGCCGCGTCACCCACCCATTCTGCTGTTCTCAGAGCCACGCCCCTCGAGTTCGTCCCTGTTCTTGGCAGCCTCTAAGAACCAAAACCCCCGGCCGGAGTTGGCCGGGGGTCAAAGTCACGTTGTTGCTCAGTCCGCCGAACCCGCCGGGGCTAGCACCAGCGCGAAGCTCTGGCTGGGGCCGAAGGTCTCGGTAAAGCGGCGCTCGGCGGGCACGTTCAGGCGGTCGAGGATGTTCTCCACCGCCCGCGTGAAGCCCTCAGGCCCGCAGTAGTAGTACTCGGCGTCGCCCTGGGGCAGGTGGGGGCGCAGCGTCTCCATCCGGATCAGCCCCGCCTCGTCGTGGTGCTCGCCGGGGCGGTCCCCTGCGCCCACCTCGGTGTAGTAGACGAGCTTGCGGACATTCGGCTGGGTGCGGGCCACCTCGTTCACATGCTCGCGGAAGGCGTGCGCCGAGGCCCCCAGCGCCGCGTGGACGAACAGGACCGGGCGGGTCGAGCCGGAGGCGACCAGGGTGTTCAGCATGCTCAGCATCGGCGTGATGCCCACCCCGCCGCTCATCAGCACGACCGGACGGTCCGAGTCTTGCAGGAAGAAGTCGCCCGCCGGGGTGTGGACCAGCAGCTCGTCCCCCTCCTGAATGTCGTCGTGGAGATAATTGGAGATCAGGCCGCCGGGCGCGAACGGCTCGGTCTGGGGGGCCAGTTCACGCTTCACGGCGATGCGGTAGCTGCGGCCGTTGGGCGCGTCCGAGAGGCTGTACTGACGAATCTGGTCGCGCTCCTGCGCCGGCACCCGCACCTTGAGGCTGAGGTACTGCCCTGGCCGGAAGGGGGGAAGCGGCTGCCCATCCACGGGTTCGAGCACCAGCGAGGCGATCACGCCGCTCTCCTGCACCTTGCGGGTCACCCGGAAGGGCTTGAAGCCGCGCCAGCCGCCGGGCTGCCCGGCCGCCTGGGCATACATGCCGCCCTCCACCCCGATCATGATCTTCGCGAGTTGCCCGTAGGCCGCCGCCCAGGCATCCAGAATCTCGGGCGTGGCGGCGTCGCCCAGCACGCTGGCGATGGCCCCCAGCAGGTGTTCGCCCACGATGGGGTAGTGCTCGGGCAGCACCTCCAGACTGACGTGCTTGTGCGCGATCCGGCCCACCATGCCGCCCAGCCGCTCGGGGTGGTCGATGTGCGCCGCGTAAGCCAGCACCGAGGCCGCGAGGCTGCGGGCCTGCCGCCCGGTCTTCTGGTTGGCCGGGTTGAAGATGTTCAGCAGTTCCGGGTGCGCCGCGAACATGGAGGCGTAGAAGGTGCGGGTGATCGTCTCACCGTGCGCTTCGAGCGCCGGGACGGTGGCTTTGATGATGGCCGTCTGTTCGGGGGTCAGCATGGGTCGGGGTGTCTCCAGGGAAAAGAGGGAGGGGGAGGGGGCGGAGGGCCTCAGCCCAGGTCGAGCAGCGTGACGAGGACGCGGGTGCCGTCCTCCAGCGCCCGGCTGGAGAAGAGGCCGGTGGTCTGGACGTGGAGCACCTCGCCCGCCGGGACTTCGTGGTCCTGCCCGTCCACGCTCAGGCGCAGCCGCCCGCGCAGCACGGCGACGACCACGGCCTGTCCGGCGTGGGTGTGGGGCGGCAGGCCCTCGCCCGCCTGGTACTCGAACAGCAGGGCGCGGCCCGCCGGGGCCTTGACGAGCATCCGGGGGGCAACGGGGCGGGGAGCGGGGTCAGTGGACATGGGAAGCCTCCGGTGGGGCCGCGAGGGCGTGGCGTTCGAGGTTGGGATGCATCCGGCGGGCCAGCCCCAGCAGGGCGGCGGCCTCGGCGGGGGGCAGCTCCTCGCCCAGCGTCTGCTCCCACAGGGCCAGCCAGCGGCCAAAGTGCGCCGGGCCGATGCCCAGGCCGGTGTGCGCCGGGCCGGGTTGCCCCCGGTACGCGCTCGGCCCGCCCGTCACCGCCCGCCAGAACCCCTCCAGCCGGGCGATGTGCAGCGGCCAGCCGCCGCGCGGAAAGGGACCGATCCGCGCGAACACCGGGCCGAGCAGGTCGTCGGCGGTGGCCTTCGCGTAAAAGGCCCACAGCACCCGCCGCAACCGTTCCTCGCCCAGCCGGGCGAACAGGCTGCCTTCCGGAGTCAGGGAAAGGGTCATGGTCGGGCCTCCAGGGGCGTCCGGGCGATGTTGACTGGAGAGCGGACGGGGAGAGAAGACGAAGGAAAGAACATCAGGCGATCCATTCCGGATATGCGGGTCCACATATCCATTGACCGCCACAGCCTAGACGCCTATAAAGTGGATGTCAAGGTCCACCACTCACGGACCCAGGAGGCGCCTCTTGTTTTCCCAGACCACCGAATATGCGCTGCGGGCCGTCGTGACCCTCGCGGGGGCGGAGGGCCAGCCGCTGACGACCGCCGAGATCGCCGCCCGGACGAAGGTGCCCCCCGGTTACCTTTCCAAGGTGCTGCAAACGCTGGGGCGGGCCGGGCTGATCACGGCGGCGCGGGGGCTGCGCGGGGGCTACCGCCTCAGCCGTCCGGCGGCGGATATCTGCATGCTGGAGGTGGTCAATGCCGTCGAGCCGTTGGCCCGCATCCGCGAGTGCCCGCTGGGGCGGCCCGACCACACCAGCCTGTGCCCGCTGCACCGCCGCATCGACGAGGCCGTAGCCGCCACCGAGCGCCAGTTGGCGAGCACCACCCTGGAGGAACTGATCGACCCGGTTCCCGGTCACCCAGAAGTACCGCTCTGGCCCGTGCCCGAGCAGCCCACCTCCTGAACGTCAGGAGGGAGTGGGAGTCAGACGACCCCGCAGGGTGTTTACCCGCTGCTGGAAGAGCTGAGGATCGTCCAGGGCGCGGGCGACCGTGTAAGCTCCTTGGACAGCCAGAAACACCTCGTCGGGGTCGCCGTCGGGAAAGACGACCCGCGTCCGGGCCGCGACCGCCTCCCGGTAGTGCTGCACGATCCGGGCGGCGCGGGGAGCGGCAGGGTCGCGCAGCGCCCGCAGCTCCACCGCCAGCGTCCCGAAGGGGCAGCCCTGGTGCGCGGCCGAGTCCGGGTCGGTCAGCAGCCAGTCGAAGTAGGCCGCCAGCCACACCGGGGGCGGCAGGGGCGTGAGGTCGTCCAGCAGGCCGCGCAGCTCGGCCTCGCAGGCGTCCAGCACCGCCAGCAGCAACTCTTCGCGGGTCCGGAAGTAGTAGTACAGGTTGCCCAGCGGCACCCCGGACACGGCGGCCACGTCCTTGAGGGTGCTGCCGCACACCGCCTGGGTCCGGTAGAGGCGCAGCGCCCCCCGCACGATCTGCTCGCGTTTGCTCC from the Deinococcus sp. NW-56 genome contains:
- a CDS encoding TetR/AcrR family transcriptional regulator: MTGSKREQIVRGALRLYRTQAVCGSTLKDVAAVSGVPLGNLYYYFRTREELLLAVLDACEAELRGLLDDLTPLPPPVWLAAYFDWLLTDPDSAAHQGCPFGTLAVELRALRDPAAPRAARIVQHYREAVAARTRVVFPDGDPDEVFLAVQGAYTVARALDDPQLFQQRVNTLRGRLTPTPS
- a CDS encoding group III truncated hemoglobin is translated as MTLSLTPEGSLFARLGEERLRRVLWAFYAKATADDLLGPVFARIGPFPRGGWPLHIARLEGFWRAVTGGPSAYRGQPGPAHTGLGIGPAHFGRWLALWEQTLGEELPPAEAAALLGLARRMHPNLERHALAAPPEASHVH
- a CDS encoding Rrf2 family transcriptional regulator; its protein translation is MFSQTTEYALRAVVTLAGAEGQPLTTAEIAARTKVPPGYLSKVLQTLGRAGLITAARGLRGGYRLSRPAADICMLEVVNAVEPLARIRECPLGRPDHTSLCPLHRRIDEAVAATERQLASTTLEELIDPVPGHPEVPLWPVPEQPTS
- the hmpA gene encoding NO-inducible flavohemoprotein → MLTPEQTAIIKATVPALEAHGETITRTFYASMFAAHPELLNIFNPANQKTGRQARSLAASVLAYAAHIDHPERLGGMVGRIAHKHVSLEVLPEHYPIVGEHLLGAIASVLGDAATPEILDAWAAAYGQLAKIMIGVEGGMYAQAAGQPGGWRGFKPFRVTRKVQESGVIASLVLEPVDGQPLPPFRPGQYLSLKVRVPAQERDQIRQYSLSDAPNGRSYRIAVKRELAPQTEPFAPGGLISNYLHDDIQEGDELLVHTPAGDFFLQDSDRPVVLMSGGVGITPMLSMLNTLVASGSTRPVLFVHAALGASAHAFREHVNEVARTQPNVRKLVYYTEVGAGDRPGEHHDEAGLIRMETLRPHLPQGDAEYYYCGPEGFTRAVENILDRLNVPAERRFTETFGPSQSFALVLAPAGSAD
- a CDS encoding IS5 family transposase translates to MTRRGYPSDVDDDTYLFLLPYLLLSRADAGQRKYPIRDVLNALLWMARTGAQWSYLPNDFPPAETVRQQAHRWFVAGCFENAAHDLRILARVEQGRDPEPSAVVMDSRTLQSTPESGHRAGYDGAKKRKGTKVHLAVDTLGHVLAILTSPANEQDRAQVKDLCLEVQEATGAQVEVAFVDQGYTKVQTALDATDAGVELVVVKRPEATKGFILLPKRWVVERSFAWLARFRRLSRDLERLPSTLVGFHFLAACILLCHNLTPLFA
- a CDS encoding cupin domain-containing protein: MSTDPAPRPVAPRMLVKAPAGRALLFEYQAGEGLPPHTHAGQAVVVAVLRGRLRLSVDGQDHEVPAGEVLHVQTTGLFSSRALEDGTRVLVTLLDLG